One genomic window of Ilyobacter polytropus DSM 2926 includes the following:
- a CDS encoding SanA/YdcF family protein, with protein MKKLLKGIFYIFLIPVMFLCISNLSIKFFSKNYVYENVEEIPKRKVGLVLGTSKYIIGGGINHFYKYRMEAAYNALMKGKVEYLILSGDNSQKEYNEPVRMRKTLLKMGIPSEKLILDYAGFRTLDSVIRAHKVFGQKSYLVISQKFQNERAVYIGRKRGVDVIALNAKDPKKKSVYLREFFAKAKAFLDVNILNTQPKFLGEKVDIGIKESRQD; from the coding sequence ATGAAAAAACTTTTAAAAGGGATATTTTATATATTTTTAATACCGGTTATGTTTCTTTGTATAAGCAATCTCTCGATAAAGTTTTTTTCAAAGAATTATGTCTATGAAAACGTGGAAGAAATTCCCAAGAGAAAAGTTGGACTTGTCTTAGGAACCAGTAAATACATCATAGGCGGCGGGATAAATCATTTCTATAAGTACAGAATGGAAGCTGCTTATAATGCACTTATGAAAGGAAAGGTAGAATATCTCATACTGAGTGGAGACAATAGCCAAAAGGAATATAATGAACCTGTGAGAATGAGAAAAACCCTATTAAAAATGGGAATACCATCAGAAAAATTGATTTTGGATTATGCTGGTTTTCGTACTTTAGACTCTGTTATAAGAGCTCACAAGGTATTTGGACAAAAGAGTTACCTTGTAATATCTCAAAAATTTCAAAATGAAAGGGCCGTCTATATCGGCAGAAAACGTGGAGTAGACGTAATAGCTCTGAATGCAAAAGATCCTAAAAAGAAATCTGTTTATCTGAGAGAGTTTTTTGCAAAAGCAAAAGCTTTTTTAGATGTGAACATTTTAAATACACAACCAAAGTTTTTAGGGGAAAAAGTAGATATTGGAATAAAAGAATCTAGGCAGGACTGA
- the smc gene encoding chromosome segregation protein SMC, with protein sequence MHLKAVEINGFKSFAEKINLDFNTGITSIVGPNGSGKSNILDAILWVLGEQSYKNIRAKESRDVIFSGGKNKKPKSLAEVSLYIDNSDRVLPLEIDDIKVTRRLHKTGENQYLINDTKARLKDISELFLDTGVGKSAYSVIGQGKVERIISSSSKEIKEIIEEAAGIKKVKIRKTESEKKLEKVQGEIEKIDLIIGEMEENKNRVEKQAEKALKYRELQSERDSLAKGIYERELEIKSLRLDRINETVENLQSGIEEQQKNFEYSEEKLEKANRERENLNEDIEAMTQKNIDLKKDIDKIINDKTIFTERIKSYERELVEKKDSLSKLEEKFLEKEREIGSLEIKESVTSEELTSQESENSKFELFISEKEEIKRENELSLNMKKDKLMTLEVDRLKFINETENTSRRMKSSFSKIETLKEEIEEYKTKISKNNLEIEKSGKEHGEKEKEYKGIDGKTQAMEEKITQVSLDMNKVHSQMRETDYNLKMNKTKLDNLVKLDENNEGFYKGVKEILNAGIEGVEGAFISLVNIPERYERAIEAAIPGNLQDIIVKDSKTAKKCINFLKEKRAGRASFLAFDTIKTGREVKSPNEKGIIGIAADLLEFPEKYASVVKFLLGNLLVVEDMDTALRISKSNVHRGNIVTISGELLSGRGRITGGENLRSASSQIFERKKEIKKLAEVVKKLNLEYKKQEKEYNKLTSLMEKTEEELMTMDDLKEKLRIDVKKLAELLEDLKSKDEKLVKGMKIVDMEIKEEELYISEYKKQEKNAHGKKLEVEEVMNNLRTTIEEDNKKVIKLKDEIESIKNDFSDKKINYMNNKEKLKQIQRELYKEKDLYKEMEIQRNSLSERVEKLYKGKEELSEKLDYLEKSFENENLRYEKEFLDIKSKKNRYSELEKEERELIKQVKNIENKIVIENNKLSQEFAKRENLEIGIENLKVKLNELVEAESKVVDGDLKEATEKLLKLEVRIKSLGTVNLLAIEEFQEIKNKYEFVLGQRNDLLSSEKSLRELIKEIEDIIEMRFFEAYKSINENFGYMCREILSNSEGKLELTNVENIKETGVELLVKYRNKKRQSITLLSGGEKSMVAVAFIMAIFMYKPSPFTFFDEIEAALDETNTKKLIRKLKEFTDKSQFILITHNKETMKESDTLYGVTMNKEIGESRIISVTM encoded by the coding sequence ATGCACTTAAAAGCAGTTGAAATAAATGGATTTAAGTCATTTGCAGAGAAGATAAACCTTGACTTTAACACAGGGATAACCTCTATAGTAGGACCTAACGGCAGTGGGAAGTCCAATATACTAGATGCCATCCTCTGGGTTTTGGGAGAACAGTCCTATAAAAATATAAGGGCTAAAGAGAGTAGGGACGTTATCTTCTCAGGAGGGAAAAATAAAAAACCTAAAAGTTTGGCTGAAGTGTCACTGTATATAGACAACTCTGACAGGGTACTGCCCTTAGAGATAGACGATATAAAGGTTACACGAAGGCTTCACAAAACAGGAGAAAATCAGTACCTCATAAATGATACTAAGGCTAGACTTAAAGATATAAGTGAACTCTTCCTAGATACCGGGGTAGGTAAGAGTGCCTATTCTGTCATAGGACAGGGTAAGGTCGAAAGAATAATCTCGTCTTCTAGCAAAGAGATAAAGGAGATTATAGAGGAAGCAGCAGGTATTAAAAAAGTAAAAATAAGAAAAACAGAATCAGAAAAAAAACTTGAAAAAGTCCAAGGAGAGATAGAAAAAATCGACCTTATTATAGGGGAGATGGAAGAAAATAAGAACAGGGTGGAAAAACAGGCAGAAAAGGCTTTGAAATACAGAGAACTTCAAAGTGAAAGAGACTCGCTGGCAAAAGGCATATACGAAAGAGAATTGGAGATAAAAAGTCTGAGATTGGACAGAATCAACGAGACTGTTGAAAATCTCCAGTCTGGAATAGAAGAGCAACAAAAGAACTTTGAATATTCAGAAGAAAAACTGGAAAAGGCAAACAGAGAAAGAGAAAATCTAAACGAAGATATAGAGGCGATGACTCAAAAGAATATCGACCTTAAAAAAGATATAGATAAGATAATAAACGACAAAACCATATTTACTGAGAGAATAAAATCCTATGAAAGGGAGCTTGTTGAAAAGAAAGATTCCCTATCAAAATTAGAAGAAAAATTTTTGGAAAAGGAAAGGGAAATAGGTTCTCTAGAGATAAAAGAAAGTGTGACATCAGAAGAACTTACTTCTCAGGAGTCTGAAAACAGTAAATTTGAACTTTTCATTTCTGAAAAAGAGGAGATAAAAAGAGAAAATGAACTTTCACTGAATATGAAAAAAGATAAACTCATGACTTTAGAGGTAGACAGGTTAAAATTCATAAATGAGACGGAAAATACTTCTAGAAGAATGAAAAGCAGTTTTTCAAAGATAGAAACCCTGAAAGAAGAGATAGAAGAGTACAAGACTAAGATCTCTAAAAATAATCTGGAAATTGAGAAATCAGGAAAAGAGCACGGCGAAAAAGAAAAAGAATATAAAGGAATAGATGGCAAGACCCAGGCTATGGAGGAAAAAATAACTCAGGTTAGTCTGGATATGAATAAGGTGCATAGCCAAATGAGGGAGACAGATTATAACCTCAAGATGAATAAAACAAAACTTGATAACCTTGTAAAACTCGATGAAAACAATGAGGGATTTTATAAGGGAGTAAAGGAGATACTAAATGCAGGTATAGAGGGAGTGGAAGGGGCCTTTATCTCTCTCGTGAATATACCTGAAAGGTATGAAAGAGCGATAGAGGCTGCTATACCTGGGAATCTGCAGGATATAATAGTCAAGGACAGCAAAACAGCCAAGAAATGTATAAATTTTTTAAAAGAAAAAAGAGCCGGAAGGGCCTCTTTCCTTGCATTTGATACAATAAAAACAGGGAGAGAGGTAAAGTCTCCTAACGAAAAAGGCATCATAGGAATAGCTGCAGACCTTTTGGAATTTCCTGAAAAATATGCATCAGTTGTGAAGTTTCTTTTGGGAAATCTTTTGGTTGTTGAAGATATGGATACAGCCCTTAGGATTTCAAAATCAAATGTCCACAGGGGAAATATTGTAACTATTTCCGGTGAACTTTTGTCTGGACGAGGAAGAATAACCGGTGGAGAAAATCTCAGGTCTGCAAGTTCTCAGATTTTTGAAAGAAAAAAAGAGATAAAAAAACTGGCAGAGGTTGTGAAAAAGCTAAATTTAGAATATAAAAAACAGGAAAAAGAATATAACAAGCTTACATCTCTCATGGAGAAAACAGAAGAAGAACTCATGACAATGGACGACTTAAAAGAGAAACTCCGTATAGATGTAAAAAAGCTGGCCGAACTTTTGGAAGATTTGAAATCAAAAGATGAAAAACTTGTAAAGGGTATGAAAATAGTTGATATGGAGATCAAAGAAGAAGAGCTCTATATATCAGAATATAAGAAACAGGAAAAAAATGCCCACGGAAAAAAACTTGAAGTAGAAGAGGTTATGAACAACCTTAGAACTACTATAGAAGAAGACAATAAAAAAGTTATAAAGCTGAAAGATGAGATAGAAAGTATAAAAAATGATTTTTCAGACAAAAAAATAAACTATATGAACAACAAGGAAAAATTGAAACAGATTCAAAGAGAGCTCTATAAAGAGAAGGACCTTTATAAGGAGATGGAGATTCAGAGAAACAGTCTTTCTGAAAGAGTTGAAAAACTTTATAAGGGGAAAGAGGAACTGTCAGAAAAACTCGACTATCTGGAAAAATCCTTTGAAAATGAAAATCTGAGGTACGAAAAAGAGTTTTTAGATATAAAAAGCAAGAAGAACCGGTATAGTGAGCTAGAAAAAGAAGAAAGGGAGCTTATAAAACAGGTAAAAAATATCGAGAATAAAATAGTAATAGAAAATAATAAATTGTCACAGGAATTTGCTAAGAGAGAGAACCTAGAGATAGGAATAGAAAATCTAAAAGTTAAACTTAATGAACTTGTAGAAGCTGAAAGTAAAGTAGTAGATGGAGATTTGAAAGAGGCAACCGAAAAACTTTTGAAGCTCGAAGTTAGGATAAAATCCCTAGGGACTGTTAATCTTCTTGCTATAGAGGAATTTCAGGAGATAAAAAACAAGTATGAGTTTGTTTTGGGACAGAGAAATGACCTTCTAAGCAGTGAAAAATCCTTAAGGGAACTAATAAAAGAAATCGAGGATATTATAGAGATGAGATTCTTTGAAGCTTATAAATCTATAAATGAAAATTTCGGATATATGTGCAGGGAGATACTAAGCAACTCAGAAGGGAAATTAGAGCTAACAAATGTCGAAAACATCAAGGAAACAGGAGTAGAGCTTCTGGTAAAATACAGAAATAAGAAACGTCAGTCAATAACACTTTTGTCTGGTGGGGAAAAATCAATGGTGGCAGTGGCCTTTATAATGGCTATATTTATGTATAAACCAAGTCCTTTTACTTTTTTCGATGAGATCGAGGCTGCCTTAGATGAAACCAATACAAAAAAATTAATAAGAAAATTAAAGGAGTTTACTGATAAATCACAATTTATCCTGATCACTCATAATAAAGAAACTATGAAGGAATCTGACACTCTTTATGGTGTTACTATGAACAAGGAGATAGGTGAGTCTAGAATAATATCAGTAACAATGTAG
- the hslU gene encoding ATP-dependent protease ATPase subunit HslU, which yields MEKKLTPREIVEQLDKYIVSQDEAKKNVAISLRNRYRRKAIEDSEMRKEITPKNIILMGPTGVGKTEIARRLAKIADSPFLKVEATKYTEVGYVGKDVESMIKDLVGITIRKIKTEKIENLREKFMSQVLEKVAKLIKPYDTLNPDEKGKIIQEIKDGKHAEVEVELEKSKKSDSPVVEVFSAGNSQDEGMQGIIENIMSSFPSGGKAKKIKLKVKDALEYILKDEIEKSIDMESLIPEAVKMTEEDGIIFIDEIDKIAEREGASRGEVSRQGVQRDILPIVEGTTVMTKYGAVKTDHILFVAAGAFTLSSPSDLMPELQGRFPVKVKLKSLEKEDFIKILTAVEYNLIQQYKLLLGSDDVEIDFTPGAIDRISEVAIELNESVENIGARRLAAVVETVLKDIMFEAPYEDKKKIKIGKRDIDKIFKSDAEEENLDNYIL from the coding sequence ATGGAGAAGAAATTAACCCCTAGAGAGATAGTAGAACAACTAGATAAATATATAGTGTCTCAGGACGAAGCCAAGAAAAATGTGGCAATATCCCTGAGAAACAGATACAGAAGGAAGGCTATAGAGGATAGTGAAATGAGAAAGGAGATAACTCCGAAAAATATCATTCTCATGGGACCTACAGGAGTCGGTAAAACTGAGATTGCCAGAAGGCTTGCAAAAATAGCAGACTCGCCATTTCTAAAAGTAGAGGCCACCAAGTATACAGAGGTGGGATATGTAGGTAAAGACGTCGAGAGTATGATAAAAGACCTAGTGGGGATAACAATAAGGAAAATAAAAACTGAAAAAATTGAAAACTTGAGAGAAAAATTTATGTCCCAGGTTTTAGAAAAAGTGGCAAAATTAATAAAACCATACGACACTCTTAATCCAGATGAAAAAGGAAAAATAATTCAAGAGATAAAAGATGGAAAGCATGCCGAAGTAGAAGTAGAGCTTGAAAAATCCAAAAAATCAGACTCACCTGTTGTTGAAGTTTTTTCAGCTGGTAATTCACAAGATGAAGGTATGCAGGGAATAATAGAAAATATTATGTCAAGCTTTCCATCAGGTGGAAAAGCTAAAAAAATAAAGTTGAAAGTAAAAGATGCATTGGAATACATACTGAAGGATGAAATAGAAAAGAGCATAGATATGGAAAGTCTTATTCCTGAAGCTGTAAAAATGACAGAAGAGGACGGGATAATATTTATAGATGAGATAGACAAAATAGCAGAAAGAGAGGGAGCATCTAGAGGAGAGGTCTCAAGGCAGGGAGTTCAGAGAGACATACTTCCGATTGTAGAAGGTACTACTGTGATGACAAAATACGGAGCTGTAAAAACAGACCATATTTTATTCGTAGCTGCAGGAGCGTTTACCCTTTCAAGTCCGTCTGATCTTATGCCTGAGCTTCAGGGTAGATTTCCTGTAAAGGTAAAGCTTAAGAGTCTAGAGAAAGAGGACTTTATAAAAATACTTACAGCAGTGGAGTACAATCTGATTCAACAGTACAAACTTCTATTGGGAAGTGATGATGTAGAGATTGATTTTACACCAGGGGCAATAGATAGAATCTCAGAGGTAGCAATAGAACTAAATGAAAGTGTGGAAAATATAGGGGCTAGAAGACTTGCTGCTGTAGTTGAAACAGTACTTAAAGATATCATGTTTGAGGCTCCCTATGAAGATAAAAAGAAGATAAAAATAGGTAAACGAGACATAGATAAGATTTTTAAAAGTGATGCAGAAGAGGAAAATTTAGACAATTACATACTTTAA